GTGCAGCTCCAACATGACGCCCTCGGCGACGCGCTGGGCCTGCTCGATGAGTTCGTTGCCGCGCGCGCCCATCGAACCGTCCGGCTCCGAGGACTCCGGGTCCCGTTTGAAGGAGAGGTTGCGCGTGACCAGCGGGTCTTCCAGTGACGAGAAGAAGACCGAGGTGCCGGGATCGCCCTGGCGCCCGGCACGGCCGCGCAGCTGGTTGTCGAGGCGCTCGGTGTCGTAGCGCCCGGTGCCCACGACGCACAGGCCACCGAGCTCGGCGATCTCGTCGTGTTCCTCGGTGGTCGCATCCGGCCCGCCGAGGCGGATGTCGGTGCCGCGGCCGGCCATCTGGGTGGACACGGTCACCGCGTCGCGCTTGCCGGCGTCGGCGATGATCGCCGCCTCCTGCGCGTCGTTCTTGGCGTTGAGGACCACGCAGCCGACGCCCGCCTTCTCCAGGAAGTACGCGAGCTCCTCGGACTCGGCGACGTCGTGGGTGCCGATCAGGATCGGCTGGCCGGTCTCGTGGACCTCCTTGAGGTATTCCACGAGTGCCTCTACCTTGTTGGCCTTGCTGTCGAAGACCCGGTCGGGCATGTCGACGCGGATGTTCTCGGTATTCGGCGGGATCTGCGAGACGAAGAGGTCGTAGAACTGGCGGAACTGCTCGCCCGCGGCGAGCGCCGTTCCGGTCATGCCGCAGACCTTGGGATAGCGCCCGATGAGTGCCTGGACGGTGATCGTGTCGATCACCTCGCCGGAGTCGGTCTGGTCCAGCTTCTCCTTCAACTCGACGGCGGCCTGGACGCCGTCCGGCCAGCGCTGCAACTGTGCGACGCGACCGCGCGAGGAGTTGATCAACTTCACCTCGCCGTCGCGCACGATGTAGTGCACGTCGCGTTCGAGCAGGTAGTAGGCGTACAGCGCGATGTTCGTGTGGACCAGCGTGGTGCCGACGTGGGCCTCGCTGTAGAGGTCGACGCCCAACTCGTCCTCGACGAAGGAGGCGCCCTCGTCGGTGAGGCTGATGTTGCGCCCCTCGGTGTCGATCTCGTAGTGCTTGTTCTTCATCCGCGACACGACGTCGGCGATCGCGGCGTCGGCGACCTCGCCGGTGGCCGACCCGGCGAGGATCAGCGGCACGAGCGCCTCGTCGACGAGGACGGAGTCCGCCTCGTCGATGATCGCGACATCCGGCTTGGGCGCGATGAGGTCGGCCTCCCGGACGGCCAACTGGTCGCGCAGCACGTCGAATCCGATCTCGTTGACCGAGCCGTAGACGACGTCGGAGTCGTAGGCGGCGCGACGGTCGGCGGCCGTCGACGACTCGGCGATCGCCCCGACGCTCACGCCGAACATGTCGAACAGCGGCTTCATCCACTCCGCATCGCGGTTGGCCAGGTAGTCGTTGACGGAGATGACGTGCACCTTGTGGCCGATGAGTACGTGGCCGATGGCCGCGATCGCCCCGGACAGCGTCTTGCCCTCGCCGGTGGCCATCTCGACGACGTCCCCCTCGAGCATGCGCAGCGAGCCCTGCAGCTGGACGTCGTAGGGCCGCAGCTGCAGCGAGCGGTCGGCCGCCTCCCGCACCAGGGCGAGGAACTTGGCGCGATCGACCAGGTCGGTGGCGATCTCCAGTTCCCGGGCGGCACCCGCGAACTCGTCGTCGTCGAGTCCGGCGGCCCAGTCGTCGTGCGCGGCCGCCTTCTCGATCAGCGCGACCGACTTCGACTGGTTGCGTCCGCTCTGGGCGCCGAGGATTCGCCACATCGTGTTGGAAAGCTTGCCCACCGGGTAATCCGTCTCCTGTGTAGATGGCGTTCACGCCGATCGCGTCAGCGCGATCGCGTCACGCCCAACGGTAGCGCACCACCGTGATCGGGTGACCGATTGCGGGCGCCGACGGTAGCGTTGACGACATGAACGCTCACTCGTCGACCGGCGCCGCCGCTCTGCTCGCCGCCGCCGCTCTGGGAAGTCTGCTCGTCACGGCCCCAGCCCAAGCCGTTCCGGGACTGAGCGGCCGCGCCTTCACCTCCACCTCGGTGAGCCCGGGCGCGATTCCCGGCGGCGGCCCGCTGAAGATCCGGTTCCTCGACAAGGACCGGGTCGGGCTCACCGCCGGCTGCAACCAGATGACCGGGATCGCCACCGCGCAGGGCGGTCGGCTGCACTTCACGCGTCTGGCCTCGACGATGATGATGTGCCCGCCGCCGCGCGACAAAGCAGATGCCTGGGTGCAGGCCTTCACCGCGAAGGCGCCGAACTACCAGCTGACCGGCAAGACCCTCACCTTGCGCACACCGACCACGACGGTCGTCCTCACCGAGGTCCAGGCGGCGCGCTGAGCCGACCGTCGCGCTGACCGCCGTCGAGCCGCGGCGTCGGTAGCATTGCCCGCTATGACCTCCCCGCGCGTCACCACCCGCATCGCCCGTGCCGCCCGCCGCGAGGAGATCGTGTACCTCGTCGCCCCCTCGGGCTACCCGAACTACGGCGACGAGCTCATCGCCTACATCTGGCTCGCCCACCTGCGGCGCACCCGGCCGCGGGCCACCGTCGTGCTCGACTGCCACACCCCCGGCCAGGCTTCGCTGCTGCTGCGCCACGCGAATCCGCGCGCGGTGTTCACCGACACGCTGTGGCGCCTGGCCGATCACGCGCGTGCCGTCGTCGACGGCGAGGTGGACGACGAGGCCGTCGACGCCTCCCGCCCCTGGGAGTGGGTGGCGCAGGCCGCCAGCCGGCTCGGGGTATCGCCCGGCCTCGGTGAGGGCGTCGACACGCTGCTGCACGCCTCCTCGCTGCACCTGCTCGGCGGCGGGTACGTCAACCAGCAGTGGCCGCACCATCTCGGGTTGCTCGCGGCGATGTCGGCCGTCGGCGCGCAGACCGGTGCCGACGTCGTCGCCACCGGCCAGGGCCTGCTGCCGCTGATGACCGACCCGGAGTGGTCGGCGCTGCTCGACGCGATCAAGGGCTTCGACGTGTTCGACGTCCGCGACGCCGCCTCGCGCACCGCCCTCGCCGACCACGTCGACGCCGGCTCGCTGGTGCACAGCGGCGACGACGTGTGGCTCGACCCGCCGCGCCGCGACTGGGGCGATCGCCTCGTCGACCAGGTGCGCAAACGACGCGGCGGCGCGGCGCTGCCCGACGACGGGGTGGTCCTCTGCGTCCAGTCCGACCTCGTGGACGATTTCTCCTACGACGGCGACGCCGGGATCGACGCATTGGCCGAGTTCGCCGCCGCCACCCTGGAACACTGGGCGGTGCCCGCCGAGCACGTGACGGTGGTCGAGGCGATGCCGGGGCGCGACTACACGGTCGTCAAGCACCTTGGCGACCGGCTCGCCGCCGCCCGGGTGATCCCCTTCCTCTCGGTGTGGCACGACGGCCTGCCCATCGGTCGCGGGCAGACGTGGCTGACCACCCGGTTCCACCCGCATCTGATCGCCGCCGCCGCCGGCGACAGCGGGGTCGCGATCATCACCAAGCCGGACTACTACGCGACCAAACACCAATCGCTGGTCGATTGCGGATCACGCTGGACCATCGCCGACGGGAGTGCCCTGCCGGCCCGCCCGCACGCCGGTGGCTTCTCCCCCGATGACCGCGAGCGCAACGTCGCGGCCAAGCGCGAATTGGCGGCGCGGATCTACCCGCCCCGCCGACTCCCCCGTCGCTGAACCACGGCCCGTTGGCCGAGTGGGCACCTCAACCCCGCCGAGTGGGCACCCAATTGCTATCGACTGGGCACCTCGCCAAGACCTCGCGGCGTACCGAACTGCCCACTCGGCGGGATCCGGGTGCCCACTCGGCGGGGTTGGAGTGCCCACTCGGCGGGGTCGGGGTGCCCGGTCAGCGGGCGGCGCGGGCGGCGAAGCGCTTGCCGACGCGGGAGACCTCGATGGGATGGTGGAAGGCGTCGCTGACCGTCCGGGTCGTCAATGCCTGGTCCACCGGCCCCGCGGCGGTGATCGCGCCGCGGGAGACCAGCACCGCGTGCGTCGTGGTCTCCGGCAGCTCTTCGAGATGATGGGTGACCAGCACCGACGTCATCCCCGGATCCGCCGCGGCCAGCCGGTCCATCGTCGCAAGGTACTGCTCGCGGGCCGCGACGTCGAGGCCCGTGGTCGGCTCGTCGAGCAGCAGCAGCCGCGGCTGCGCGATCAACGCGCGGGCGATCAACGCCCGACCGCGCTCGCCCTGCGACATCGACTGCCACACCGAGTCCCGGTGCTCGACCAGACCCACCTCGTCGAGCCGCGCGTCGGCGCGCCCGACCTCGTCGGCGGTCGGCTCCCAGCGCATCGGCAGGTCGATCGTGCCGGTGATCCCGGTGAGCACCACCTCGCGCGCGGTCAGCGGCGAGGACAGCCGGTGGCGCGGGTCGACGTGCCCGATCTGTTTGCGCAGCTGCGCCGTGTCGACCCGGCCCAGTCGTTGTCCGAGCACGTCGACCGTGCCGGAGGTCGGATGGGTGCGCGCGGCGCAGAAGCCGAGCAGGGTGCTCTTGCCTGCTCCGTTGGGGCCGAGCATCGCCCAGTGTTCCCCTTCGCCGACCAGCAGGTCGACGCCGCGCAGGATGTCGGTGCCGTCGCGCCGAAAGGTGACGTCGCGCAGTTCGAGCACGGGCGCGCCCGGCGTCACGGGCATCGGACGGTGAGGTGGAATCGTCGCTTCGTCGGGTTCGTCGGGTCGGCCCGGTTGATCCCGGTCGCCTCACCGCGAATCGTGTAGGTCTCGCCGGATTTCGTCACGGTGCCCTGGCCCTCGCCGACGCCCTGGGCGAACCCCATGGTCACCCCGTCGACGTCACCGAGTCCGACGGAGAGGACCTCGGGGCGCTCCGCGTCGGTGACGACAGCGGCGACCCCGGAATTCGGCCGGTCGGCCCCGACGCCGATGTAGCGCTTGCCGTCCTCGGTCCGGCAGGTGACCCGGTTCTTGGGCAGGTCGAGCGGCTTCCCGTCGACGGTGATCGTGGCGTCGCCGCCGACGGTCGGGGCATCATCCTTCGAGCCGCAGGCGGCCGTGCCGAGCACGAACAGTCCCGCAGCGACGGCGATGGTCGCCGCCCTGTGCATTCTTCCCATAGCCGAAGACTAGACGGTGAAGCCGAGCGCCCGGAGTTGCTCCCGGCCGTCGTCGGTGATCTTCTCCGGACCCCACGGCGGCAGCCAGACCCAGTTGATCTCCAGGTCGGTGCACAGCCCGCTGGAGACGAGCGCGGCGCGGGCCTGGTCCTCGATGACGTCCTGCAGCGGGCAGGCCGCCGACGTCAGCGTCATGTCGAGTTTCGCGATCGCCTCGTCGGTGACGGTCATGTCGTAGACGAGGCCGAGGTCGACGACGTTGATCCCCAACTCCGGGTCGACGACGTCGCGCATCGCCTCTTCGACGTCGTCGAGCTGCGGCAACGACGTGGTCGGTTCGCTCTGGGGCGCGGTGTCGGTCATGTCAATTCCTCTTCTCGGGTCGTCGTCTCGGGAGCGTCGGCCACCGCCTGGCTCAACGCGTCCTTGAACGCCATCCATCCCAGCAGCGCGCACTTGACGCGCGCTGGGTATTTGCTCACCCCGGCAAAGGCGATGCCGTCGCCGATCAGCTCGTCGTCGCCGGGGTCGGTTCCGCGCGATGTCATCATCGTGGAGAACGAGTCCAGGATGCGCATCGCCTCGTCGACCGGCAGGCCAACCAACTGGTCGTACAGCACCGACGTCGACGCCTGTGAGATCGAACACCCCTGGCCGTCGTAGGAGACGTCGGCGATCGTCGAGCCGTCCGGCGAGAGGGTCACGCGCAGGGTCACCTCGTCGCCGCACGTCGGGTTCACGTGGTGCACTTGTGCGCCGTAGGGCTCGCGCAGGCCGCGCCCGTGCGGGTGCTTGTAGTGGTCCAGGATGACGTCCTGGTACATCTGCTCCATGCGCACGGGTCAGCGGCTCCCGAAAAACTCTTGCGCCCGGCTGATCGCGGCGGCGAGCCGGTCGACCTCGTCGAGCGTGTTGTAGGCGGCGAAAGAGGCGCGTGCCGAGGCCGCGATGCCGAAGCGGCGGTGCAACGGCCACGCGCAGTGGTGGCCGACGCGGATGGCGACACCCTCGTCGTCGAGGATCTGACCGAGGTCGTGCGCGTGCACCCCGTCGACGACGAAGGAGACCGCGCCGCCACGGGCGACCGGCTCGGTCGGCCCGATGATGCGCAGCCCGTCGATGTCGCCGAGGGCCCTGAGCGCTGCCGCGGTGAGCTCGTGTTCGTGGGCGGCGACGGCATCCATGCCCAGCGCTTCCAGATACTCGACGGCGGCACCCAGGCCCACGGCCTGCGACGTCATCGGGACACCCGCCTCGAACCGCTGCGGCGGCGGCGCATAGGTCGACGCCTCCATCGTCACCGTCTCGATCATCGAGCCGCCGGTGAGGAAGGGGGGCAGCTGCTCCAGGAGCGCCGCGCGCCCGTACAGCACGCCGACGCCGGAGGGGCCGAACATCTTGTGGCCGGAGAAGGCGGCGAAGTCCGCGTCGAGGGCGCGGAAGTCGACGGGCATATGCGGCACCGACTGGCAGGCGTCCAGGACCACCAGTGCGCCGACCGCATGCGCGCGGCGGACCAGTTCGTCCACGTCGGCGACGGCACCGGTGACGTTCGACTGGTGGGTGAAGGCGACGATCTTCACGCTGTCGTCGAGTTCCAGCGAATCGAGGTCGATCCGCCCGTCGTCGGTGACCCCGTACCAGCGCAGTGTCGCGCCGGTCCGGCGGCACACCTCCTGCCACGGCACGAGATTGGCGTGGTGTTCGAGCTCGGTGATCACGACGGT
This genomic interval from Gordonia sp. X0973 contains the following:
- the secA2 gene encoding accessory Sec system translocase SecA2, with the translated sequence MGKLSNTMWRILGAQSGRNQSKSVALIEKAAAHDDWAAGLDDDEFAGAARELEIATDLVDRAKFLALVREAADRSLQLRPYDVQLQGSLRMLEGDVVEMATGEGKTLSGAIAAIGHVLIGHKVHVISVNDYLANRDAEWMKPLFDMFGVSVGAIAESSTAADRRAAYDSDVVYGSVNEIGFDVLRDQLAVREADLIAPKPDVAIIDEADSVLVDEALVPLILAGSATGEVADAAIADVVSRMKNKHYEIDTEGRNISLTDEGASFVEDELGVDLYSEAHVGTTLVHTNIALYAYYLLERDVHYIVRDGEVKLINSSRGRVAQLQRWPDGVQAAVELKEKLDQTDSGEVIDTITVQALIGRYPKVCGMTGTALAAGEQFRQFYDLFVSQIPPNTENIRVDMPDRVFDSKANKVEALVEYLKEVHETGQPILIGTHDVAESEELAYFLEKAGVGCVVLNAKNDAQEAAIIADAGKRDAVTVSTQMAGRGTDIRLGGPDATTEEHDEIAELGGLCVVGTGRYDTERLDNQLRGRAGRQGDPGTSVFFSSLEDPLVTRNLSFKRDPESSEPDGSMGARGNELIEQAQRVAEGVMLELHSNTWRYNKLVNQQRDIIVGRRMELLSTDEALTSLAELEPVRYESLLAGRLPAPADDEDADDAPDTADFGPVTEKVDKEVLEQAAREIMLYHLDRAWSDHLAFVSDVRSSIHLRAIGRESPLDEFHRLILAEFTKLPNEAVEAARKTFREATITNAGVDLDSAGRHRSTSTWTYMVHDNLFSSGGAKMLQGIIGVFR
- a CDS encoding META domain-containing protein, which gives rise to MNAHSSTGAAALLAAAALGSLLVTAPAQAVPGLSGRAFTSTSVSPGAIPGGGPLKIRFLDKDRVGLTAGCNQMTGIATAQGGRLHFTRLASTMMMCPPPRDKADAWVQAFTAKAPNYQLTGKTLTLRTPTTTVVLTEVQAAR
- a CDS encoding polysaccharide pyruvyl transferase family protein; protein product: MTSPRVTTRIARAARREEIVYLVAPSGYPNYGDELIAYIWLAHLRRTRPRATVVLDCHTPGQASLLLRHANPRAVFTDTLWRLADHARAVVDGEVDDEAVDASRPWEWVAQAASRLGVSPGLGEGVDTLLHASSLHLLGGGYVNQQWPHHLGLLAAMSAVGAQTGADVVATGQGLLPLMTDPEWSALLDAIKGFDVFDVRDAASRTALADHVDAGSLVHSGDDVWLDPPRRDWGDRLVDQVRKRRGGAALPDDGVVLCVQSDLVDDFSYDGDAGIDALAEFAAATLEHWAVPAEHVTVVEAMPGRDYTVVKHLGDRLAAARVIPFLSVWHDGLPIGRGQTWLTTRFHPHLIAAAAGDSGVAIITKPDYYATKHQSLVDCGSRWTIADGSALPARPHAGGFSPDDRERNVAAKRELAARIYPPRRLPRR
- a CDS encoding ABC transporter ATP-binding protein yields the protein MPVTPGAPVLELRDVTFRRDGTDILRGVDLLVGEGEHWAMLGPNGAGKSTLLGFCAARTHPTSGTVDVLGQRLGRVDTAQLRKQIGHVDPRHRLSSPLTAREVVLTGITGTIDLPMRWEPTADEVGRADARLDEVGLVEHRDSVWQSMSQGERGRALIARALIAQPRLLLLDEPTTGLDVAAREQYLATMDRLAAADPGMTSVLVTHHLEELPETTTHAVLVSRGAITAAGPVDQALTTRTVSDAFHHPIEVSRVGKRFAARAAR
- a CDS encoding lipoprotein LpqH encodes the protein MGRMHRAATIAVAAGLFVLGTAACGSKDDAPTVGGDATITVDGKPLDLPKNRVTCRTEDGKRYIGVGADRPNSGVAAVVTDAERPEVLSVGLGDVDGVTMGFAQGVGEGQGTVTKSGETYTIRGEATGINRADPTNPTKRRFHLTVRCP
- a CDS encoding metal-sulfur cluster assembly factor, with protein sequence MTDTAPQSEPTTSLPQLDDVEEAMRDVVDPELGINVVDLGLVYDMTVTDEAIAKLDMTLTSAACPLQDVIEDQARAALVSSGLCTDLEINWVWLPPWGPEKITDDGREQLRALGFTV
- the sufU gene encoding Fe-S cluster assembly sulfur transfer protein SufU; this translates as MRMEQMYQDVILDHYKHPHGRGLREPYGAQVHHVNPTCGDEVTLRVTLSPDGSTIADVSYDGQGCSISQASTSVLYDQLVGLPVDEAMRILDSFSTMMTSRGTDPGDDELIGDGIAFAGVSKYPARVKCALLGWMAFKDALSQAVADAPETTTREEELT
- a CDS encoding cysteine desulfurase codes for the protein MSIAQENLPTSPLDIVGVRADFPILARSVRDGKPLAYLDSGATSQRPLPVLDAERDFLLNHNAAVHRGAHQLAEEATDAYEHAREVIARFVGVGPDEIVFTKNATEALNVVAYALSDDRSAAVLGGKPLGPGDTVVITELEHHANLVPWQEVCRRTGATLRWYGVTDDGRIDLDSLELDDSVKIVAFTHQSNVTGAVADVDELVRRAHAVGALVVLDACQSVPHMPVDFRALDADFAAFSGHKMFGPSGVGVLYGRAALLEQLPPFLTGGSMIETVTMEASTYAPPPQRFEAGVPMTSQAVGLGAAVEYLEALGMDAVAAHEHELTAAALRALGDIDGLRIIGPTEPVARGGAVSFVVDGVHAHDLGQILDDEGVAIRVGHHCAWPLHRRFGIAASARASFAAYNTLDEVDRLAAAISRAQEFFGSR